One region of Aphelocoma coerulescens isolate FSJ_1873_10779 chromosome 12, UR_Acoe_1.0, whole genome shotgun sequence genomic DNA includes:
- the DNASE1L3 gene encoding deoxyribonuclease gamma, with the protein MKMLLFFLLSLFHFTPSLSLKICSFNVKSFGETKIAKPEVVDVVVKIISRCDIMLLMEIKDSKNRVCPLLVEKLTSQLTGPKEEYRCVASERLGRNSYKEQYVFIYRQNQVSVKQTYQYPDTQPGDEDVFSREPFAIWWQSPKTAVSEFAIIPLHTTPDTAVREIDELYDVYLDVKQRWKTENFIFMGDFNAGCSYVPQKQWKNIRLRTYSEFLWLIGDKNDTTVKNSTRCAYDRIVVSGQKLIQAVVPHSANIFDFLEEFQMTEEQALGVSDHFPVEFELKAKSGFFNWLKSKFSRKRRPKKSRQARS; encoded by the exons ATGAAGATGTTGCTCTTTTTCTTACTTTCACTCTTCCATTTCACCCCATCTCTGAGCCTAAAAATCTGCTCCTTCAATGTGAAGTCTTTTGGAGAAACTAAAATAGCCAAACCTGAAGTCGTCGATGTCGTGGTAAAG ATCATTTCCCGCTGTGACATCATGTTGCTGATGGAAATAAAGGACAGCAAGAACCGTGTTTGTCCTCTCCTAGTGGAGAAGCTCACCAG CCAGCTGACGGGGCCAAAGGAGGAGTACAGGTGCGTGGCCAGCGAGAGGCTGGGAAGGAACAGCTACAAGGAGCAGTATGTCTTCATCTACAG GCAAAATCAGGTATCGGTGAAACAAACCTACCAGTACCCTGACACCCAGCCGGGGGACGAGGATGTCTTCTCCAGAGAGCCCTTCGCCATCTGGTGGCAGTCTCCCAAAACCG CTGTCAGTGAGTTTGCTATTATCCCTCTGCACACCACACCAGACACAGCAGTGCGGGAGATTGATGAGCTCTATGATGTGTACTTAGATGTCAAACAGCGCTGGAAAACCGAG AACTTCATCTTCATGGGGGACTTCAATGCTGGGTGTAGCTATGTTCCCCAAAAGCAGTGGAAGAACATCCGTCTGAGGACTTACTCCGAATTCCTCTGGCTAATTGGTGACAAAAATGACACAACAGTGAAGAACAGCACAAGATGCGCATACGACAG GATTGTGGTCAGTGGACAGAAGCTCATCCAGGCTGTGGTGCCACACTCTGCCAATATCTTTGATTTCCTGGAGGAGTTTCAGATGACTGAGGAGCAG GCGCTGGGGGTGAGTGACCATTTCCCAGTAGAATTTGAGTTAAAAGCAAAAAGTGGCTTCTTCAACTGGCTGAAATCGAAGTTTTCAAGGAAGAGGAGACCAAAGAAGAGCCGCCAAGCGAGATCATGA